A window from Podospora bellae-mahoneyi strain CBS 112042 chromosome 1 map unlocalized CBS112042p_1, whole genome shotgun sequence encodes these proteins:
- the hrp3 gene encoding ATP-dependent DNA helicase Hrp3 (EggNog:ENOG503NXXN; COG:B; BUSCO:EOG092607ZS), with the protein MSTSPERSPVNGHHSPSPDENTSYYGNGHQSDSDLSDVQHAPADAGSPEYHDADADADADADDVESPVEHPEVTFQGPSDSEDNDASDDGDFDAAGSPASVQSHDDHPRRTMSVSERPAPKRKAAQVVEEDFMRENPELYGLRRSSRPTQRRKVVDSDEEEDASDSDATPAPRKGNKRRRLERSAPVSKRGTPMRQTSVDDSESDTYGGARARSFQKKARRQQELQPALALAEKRWSSRRAAQVSAGAYQESEAEEEDESELTPNYWAQDVEDNSPYIEKILRHRLKEGLEYSEDTNRNDFEYFIKWQNKSHLHDTWETTATVAGYRGFRRLENYYRKVVEYDIEMRLGGDDVSPEQREQWLLDREREEEALADYTKVERIVHVRKGDEETEYLVKWKGLQYDDCTWEVESLVSEQAQDKIDQYTARSQRSWQSDRKETNLETRSRMEKLEEQPDYIQGGQLREFQLKGLNFLALNWTRGNNVILADEMGLGKTVQTVSFLSWLRNERGQEGPFLVVAPLSVIPAWCDTFNHWSPDINYVVYLGPEAARSNIREYELFVDGNPKKPKFNVLVTSYDYILADADHLKGIKWQVLAVDEAHRLKNRESQLYVKLNGFGIPSKVLITGTPIQNNLAELAALLDFLNPGKVLIDEELELLSTADSKEPVDEQLDEAKRLKTQAKLQDLHKSIAPFILRRTKETVESDLPPKTEKIIRVELSDLQLEYYKNILTRNYAALSDASNGHKQSLLNIMMELKKVSNHPYMFQGAEERVLANGSGRREDAVKGLITSSGKMMLLDQLLAKLKKDGHRVLIFSQMVKMLDILADYLRIRGYQFQRLDGTIPAGPRRLAINHFNAEDSDDFCFLLSTRAGGLGINLMTADTVIIYDSDWNPQADLQAMARAHRIGQKRPVNVYRLVAKQTIEEEVVKRARNKLFLEYLTIQAGVTDEGKALREQFKERGMKMDEAKTAEDISMILKMRSQNLFEQSGNQEKLEQLDIDAILENAEVTKTDVDDKINLSSGGIDWDNWMHFTDVKVDDLALDWDQIIPADQLAAIKAEEDKKKHEEYLAKAMEESAPRKAAIKGSKKNVENERAERLAKKRQREKLELEEFEEQRAQASDPRRPLNEKETRNLIRAFFRYGDFDDREDELVQDARLSDRDREFLKNIIDDLVAVSKQAVDLNNERLRGEEERAGKPLAKKDKKAVLVDFGEVRKVNAETVVERPPQLKLLRRVLAEHGDILTFRLPEAAKSAAYSCEWGAREDGMLLVGIDRYGFGAWTQIRDDPELNMQDKFFLEEHRVDKKEERRKGDEKGIQSPGAVHLVRRSEYLLSVLLAKYSNDANAKKAVENHHRSKKLLMNGGRRADGGSVSASPAPQMSKKNSRDRNYSHAEHHRSYSNGNDRGTPRPDKRKYADDYDDRNSKHRRVEVDAKHDKKPREKERPKMDPETMERYKRDRQKAVDRFWELANLKDEEINHSDNLQLVWSLLRPLKKNMERIMCSKELFPAAKQRAKVLGAEIREFGNFLKDLRAKNPELEGEGLETQFWEFLSSIWPLGDVKVSGKRLQKMYGDLEERGSKDRHDEKQPTEPRRGRHPDLEDGEIASDRDDRRARHPYRDDRREERREERKDRRDDRRDDRRDDRRDDYRRDDRRDSRRDEPARRSNYYDDDRLNFHRHRRPAENSQGQPARHSWQQNRSPTTRHSPY; encoded by the exons ATGTCAACATCTCCAGAACGGAGCCCTGTCAACGGGCACCACTCGCCCTCGCCGGACGAGAACACTTCGTACTATGGAAACGGCCACCAAAGCGATAGCGATCTCTCCGATGTTCAGCATGCGCCAGCCGACGCTGGCTCCCCCGAGTATCACGATGCCGACGCGGATGCCGACGCGGATGCCGATGACGTCGAATCCCCGGTGGAGCACCCCGAGGTGACCTTTCAAGGGCCGTCCGACTCGGAGGACAATGATGCGTCAGACGACGGAGATTTTGACGCGGCGGGCAGTCCCGCCTCTGTTCAGAGTCACGATGACCATCCCCGCCGCACCATGTCGGTGTCAGAGCGACCCGCCCCGAAGCGGAAAGCTGCCCAAGTAGTCGAGGAAGATTTCATGAGGGAGAATCCAGAGTTGTATGGGTTGAGACGTAGC TCGCGTCCTACACAGCGCCGTAAGGTC GTCGATtcagatgaggaagaagatgcgTCCGATTCGGATGCTACACCAGCTCCGCGTAAAGGGAACAAGCGACGCCGGCTGGAACGCTCAGCTCCTG TGTCCAAACGCGGCACACCAATGCGCCAAACTTCGGTTGACGACTCGGAATCAGACACGTACGGCGGCGCGAGAGCCCGGAGCTTTCAGAAAAAGGCTCGGCGGCAACAAGAGTTGCAGCCCGCCCTCGCCTTGGCGGAGAAGCGGTGGTCGAGCCGGCGTGCTGCCCAAGTATCCGCCGGCGCCTACCAAGAAAgcgaagctgaagaagaggacgagtcAGAGCTCACACCAAACTACTGGGCCCAAGACGTGGAGGACAATTCACCATACATTGAAAAGATTCTCCGTCACCGTCTAAAGGAGGGATTGGAGTATTCGGAAGACACGAACCGCAACGACTTTGAGTATTTCATCAAATGGCAGAACAAGTCACATCTCCATGACACATGGGAGACCACTGCGACTGTTGCCGGATATCGTGGCTTCCGTCGTCTCGAGAACTACTACCGAAAGGTTGTCGAGTACGACATAGAGATGAGGCTTGGTGGAGACGATGTAAGCCCTGAACAACGCGAGCAGTGGCTTTTAGATCGTGAGCGTGAGGAAGAGGCTCTCGCAGATTACACGAAGGTTGAGCGCATCGTCCACGTCCGCAaaggggatgaggagacAGAATATCTTGTAAAGTGGAAAGGTCTTCAGTATGACGACTGCACCTGGGAAGTTGAATCCTTGGTGAGCGAGCAGGCTCAGGACAAGATCGACCAGTACACTGCGCGCTCTCAACGGTCTTGGCAATCGGACCGCAAAGAAACCAACCTCGAAACCCGGTCACGAATGGAGAAGCTTGAGGAGCAGCCAGATTACATCCAGGGAGGTCAGCTTCGCGAATTCCAGCTGAAGGGGCTTAACTTCCTTGCCCTGAACTGGACCCGCGGCAACAATGTCATCCTTGCCGACGAGATGGGTCTCGGCAAGACGGTCCAGACAGTGTCGTTTCTCAGCTGGCTTAGAAATGAACGCGGGCAAGAAGGGCCGTTCCTGGTTGTGGCACCCCTCAGTGTTATTCCGGCATGGTGCGATACTTTCAACCACTGGTCTCCCGATATTAACTACGTCGTCTACCTTGGCCCAGAGGCGGCGAGATCCAACATTCGGGAATATGAACTGTTTGTCGATGGCAACccaaagaagccaaagtTCAATGTTCTGGTCACGTCTTACGACTACATCTTGGCAGATGCGGATCATTTGAAGGGCATCAAGTGGCAGGTTCTGGCTGTGGACGAGGCGCATCGCTTGAAGAATCGCGAGTCCCAATTATACGTCAAGCTGAACGGCTTTGGTATACCCAGCAAGGTCCTTATCACCGGTACCCCCATTCAGAACAACCTCGCCGAGCTTGCGGCTCTTTTGGATTTCCTGAATCCAGGCAAGGTCTTGATCGACGAGGAGTTAGAGCTTCTATCAACGGCCGACAGCAAGGAGCCGGTCGACGAGCAGCTGGACGAGGCCAAGCGGCTGAAGACACAGGCCAAGCTTCAGGACCTGCATAAATCCATCGCGCCGTTCATCTTGCGTCGTACAAAGGAGACTGTCGAGTCAGACTTGCCACCAAAAACGGAAAAGATTATTCGCGTCGAACTTTCCGATCTTCAGCTGGAGTATTACAAGAATATCTTGACGCGAAACTATGCAGCCCTCAGCGACGCTAGCAACGGTCACAAGCAATCGCTCCTGAATATCATGATGGAACTCAAGAAGGTCAGCAATCATCCATACATGTTCCAGGGTGCCGAGGAGCGTGTTCTCGCCAACGGTTCCGGCCGCCGGGAGGATGCGGTGAAGGGTTTGATCACAAGCAGTGGCAAGATGATGCTCTTGGACCAGCTTTTGGCAAAGCTCAAGAAAGATGGCCATCGCGTGCTTATCTTCAGCCAAATGGTCAAGATGCTCGACATCCTGGCAGACTATTTGCGGATTCGCGGCTACCAGTTCCAGCGTCTTGATGGCACGATCCCTGCTGGACCTCGTCGTCTGGCTATCAATCACTTCAATGCTGAAGATAGTGACGACTTTTGCTTCCTGCTGTCAACAAGAGCCGGTGGTCTCGGCATCAACCTGATGACAGCCGATACTGTGATTATCTACGATTCGGACTGGAATCCACAAGCAGATCTGCAGGCGATGGCTCGTGCCCACAGAATCGGTCAAAAGAGACCTGTCAATGTCTATCGTCTCGTTGCGAAGCAGACCATCGAAGAGGAGGTCGTGAAGCGCGCCCGAAACAAGCTGTTCCTTGAGTACCTGACCATCCAGGCCGGCGTGACGGATGAGGGCAAGGCTCTTCGCGAGCAATTCAAAGAACGGGGCATGAAGATGGACGAAGCCAAGACAGCCGAGGATATCTCGATGATTCTGAAGATGCGTTCGCAGAACCTGTTTGAGCAGTCGGGCAACCAAGAGAAGTTGGAGCAGCTCGATATTGACGCCATCCTCGAAAACGCCGAGGTCACCAAGACAGATGTTGACGACAAGATCAATCTCAGCAGTGGTGGTATTGATTGGGACAACTGGATGCACTTCACTGATGTCAAGGTGGACGATCTGGCTCTCGACTGGGACCAAATCATTCCCGCCGACCAGCTCGCTGCCATCAAGGCagaggaggacaagaaaaagcATGAAGAGTATCTTGCCAAAGCCATGGAAGAGTCTGCACCACGCAAGGCCGCCATCAAGGGCTCTAAGAAGAATGTTGAGAACGAACGGGCCGAACGTCTTGCCAAGAAGCGACAGCGCGAAAAGCTGGAGTTGGAAGAGTTCGAGGAACAGCGTGCGCAGGCTTCCGATCCTCGGCGCCCACTTAATGAGAAGGAAACGCGCAATCTTATCCGCGCATTCTTCCGGTATGGCGACTTTGATGACCGAGAAGACGAACTCGTTCAGGATGCCCGTCTCAGTGACCGGGACCGCGAGTTTTTGAAAAATATCATTGACGATCTAGTGGCTGTAAGCAAGCAAGCTGTTGACCTCAACAACGAAAGGCTTCgcggggaagaagaacgAGCTGGCAAACCGCTTgccaagaaggacaagaaggccgTTCTGGTGGACTTTGGCGAGGTTAGGAAAGTCAACGccgagacggtggtggagagacCCCCTCAGCTTAAGCTTCTGCGTCGCGTGCTTGCAGAGCACGGCGACATCCTGACCTTCCGTCTTCCCGAGGCAGCCAAGTCTGCCGCCTACAGCTGTGAGTGGGGTGCGCGGGAAGATGGCATGCTTCTTGTCGGTATTGATCGATATGGGTTTGGTGCCTGGACTCAGATTCGAGATGACCCGGAGCTGAACATGCAAGACAAGTTCTTCCTCGAGGAGCATCGTGtcgacaagaaggaggagcgCCGCAAAGGGGATGAAAAGGGGATACAGTCTCCCGGTGCTGTCCACCTGGTTCGGCGGTCCGAGTATCTCCTTTCAGTGCTTCTGGCCAAGTACTCCAACGACGCCAATGCCAAGAAGGCAGTCGAGAACCACCATCGCAGTAAGAAACTACTGATGAATGGCGGTCGCCGCGCTGATGGGGGGTCTGTCTCGGCGTCTCCTGCCCCGCAGATgtccaagaagaacagcCGTGATCGTAACTACTCCCATGCCGAACACCATCGGTCTTATAGCAACGGGAATGACCGCGGTACGCCCCGACCCGACAAGCGGAAGTATGCCGATGACTATGATGATCGCAACTCCAAACATCGTCGTGTAGAGGTTGATGCGAAGCACGACAAGAAGCCccgggagaaggagaggccCAAAATGGATCCTGAGACTATGGAGAGGTACAAGCGTGACAGGCAAAAGGCAGTAGATCGGTTCTGGGAACTGGCGAACTTGAAGGACGAAGAGATCAACCACTCGGACAACCTTCAGCTGGTGTGGTCGCTTCTTCGCCCGCTCAAGAAGAACATGGAGCGTATCATGTGTTCCAAAGAGCTCTTCCCTGCCGCTAAGCAACGGGCCAAGGTTCTCGGTGCGGAGATCCGCGAGTTTGGCAACTTCCTCAAAGATTTGCGGGCCAAGAACCCAGAacttgagggagagggcctCGAGACGCAGTTTTG GGAATTCCTGTCTTCGATCTGGCCTCTTGGCGACGTGAAGGTCTCGGGCAAGAGGCTTCAAAAGATGTACGGGGACTTGGAGGAACGGGGCAGCAAGGACCGTCATGACGAGAAGCAGCCCACAGAACCAAGACGAGGCAGGCATCCGGatcttgaggatggcgagatCGCAAGCGACCGTGACGATCGCCGGGCGCGCCACCCTTACCGTGATGACCGCCGTGAAGAGCGCAGGGAGGAACGCAAGGATCGTCGAGATGACCGCCGGGACGACCGTCGCGATGACCGCCGCGATGATTATCGTCGTGATGACCGCCGGGATAGCCGCCGGGATGAGCCGGCACGCCGCAGCAACTACTATGACGACGACCGTCTCAACTTCCACAGGCATCGTCGGCCAGCGGAGAACAGTCAGGGGCAACCTGCCCGTCACTCATGGCAGCAGAACCGCAGCCCAACGACCCGTCACAGTCCCTACTAG